A part of Salmo salar chromosome ssa18, Ssal_v3.1, whole genome shotgun sequence genomic DNA contains:
- the trappc1 gene encoding trafficking protein particle complex subunit 1 translates to MTVHNLYIFDRNGSCLHYGEWNRKKQAGISKEEEFKLMYGMLFSIRSFCSKMSPLDMKDGFLTFQTSKYKLHYYETATGIKIIMNTDLGVPNARDILHQIYSTLYVEYIVKNPLCVLGEQLSSDIFSTRLDLYIRALPFFSPRAA, encoded by the exons ATGACGGTTCATAACCTGTACATCTTTGATCGTAACGGAAGCTGTTTGCACTATGGGGAGTGGAACCGCAAGAAACAGGCCGGCATCTCCAAGGAGGAG gagtTTAAGCTGATGTATGGGATGCTGTTCTCCATTAGATCCTTCTGCAGCAAGATGTCTCCCCTGGATAT GAAGGATGGTTTCCTGACCTTTCAGACCAGCAAGTATAAACTCCACTACTACGAGACAGCTACTGGCATCAAGATCATAATGAACACAGACCTGGGAGTTCCCAACGCTAGAGATATACTGCACCAGATATACAGCACG CTGTATGTAGAGTACATAGTGAAGAATCCTCTGTGTGTTCTGGGGGAGCAGCTGTCCTCTGACATCTTCTCTACGAGACTGGACCTCTACATCAGAGCCCTGCCCTTCTTCAGCCCCCGCgctgcataa